A genomic window from Nematostella vectensis chromosome 9, jaNemVect1.1, whole genome shotgun sequence includes:
- the LOC5509496 gene encoding dynein light chain Tctex-type protein 2B isoform X1, whose protein sequence is MSEDLANSYAIRPNFKNKFRPAAVKGLIHDTLNEELGGKTYDAEEAKSWPKLITDSVLSKIKDLELDRYKFVVQVTIGEQRGEGVNVACRCLWDSDTDNYAQDLLMTDTFFCVAAVFGVFYY, encoded by the exons ATGTCCGAGGATCTAGCGAACTCGTATGCTATACGACCTAACTTCAAAAACAA ATTTCGCCCTGCTGCCGTTAAAGGCTTGATTCACGATACTTTAAACGAGGAATTAGGAGGAAAAACCTATGATGCCGAAGAGGCAAAAAGCTGGCCAAAACTTATCACAGATTCTGTGTTATCTAAAATAAAAG atcTAGAACTTGATAGATACAAGTTTGTAGTACAAGTCACGATTGGCGAGCAGAGAGGGGAAGGGGTTAA TGTTGCTTGCCGATGTTTATGGGATTCAGATACTGATAATTACGCCCAGGATCTCCTGATGACT GACACGTTTTTCTGTGTCGCCGCCGTTTTCGGAGTGTTTTACTACTGA
- the LOC5509496 gene encoding dynein light chain Tctex-type protein 2B isoform X2, producing the protein MSEDLANSYAIRPNFKNKFRPAAVKGLIHDTLNEELGGKTYDAEEAKSWPKLITDSVLSKIKDLELDRYKFVVQVTIGEQRGEGVNVACRCLWDSDTDNYAQDLLMTVLKPYLPQF; encoded by the exons ATGTCCGAGGATCTAGCGAACTCGTATGCTATACGACCTAACTTCAAAAACAA ATTTCGCCCTGCTGCCGTTAAAGGCTTGATTCACGATACTTTAAACGAGGAATTAGGAGGAAAAACCTATGATGCCGAAGAGGCAAAAAGCTGGCCAAAACTTATCACAGATTCTGTGTTATCTAAAATAAAAG atcTAGAACTTGATAGATACAAGTTTGTAGTACAAGTCACGATTGGCGAGCAGAGAGGGGAAGGGGTTAA TGTTGCTTGCCGATGTTTATGGGATTCAGATACTGATAATTACGCCCAGGATCTCCTGATGACT GTTCTCAAGCCTTACCTTCCACAATTCTGA
- the LOC116616315 gene encoding uncharacterized protein LOC116616315 → MASYRIETKQPQAFGLAYRNDLSGSVQYIGEVEDTDDDRESLIDGRTHNNRDEVTVQAGLELLRSIDRFTLQQVVDRKDAWSSLVSFRVEDGRGDHLFDLKEIKSSGSFLRGILGMGRHYYMKVIDVNQNTCLLELEHPLSCGAPALCPWSAPTMTARMPTGEVLGQIRHSNRETCGSCFPPSSYFDLFDDKGELLYSVQGPGCHPCECTIDSVASFQLMKQNPNQKNSPEFVGEVNHIWRGPCGGCLSWCVTSETDRASITFSRGAPVQEKALFIGLLVLLTSIYWEVQ, encoded by the exons ATGGCGTCTTATCGAATAGAAACGAAGCAGCCACAAGCGTTCGGGCTCGCTTACCGTAACGATCTTAGCGGCTCAGTGCAGTATATTGGAGAGGTGGAGGACACGGACGATGATAGAGAGAGTTTAATAGATGGAAGGACCCATAACAATAGAGATGAAGTTACAGTACAAGCGGGGCTTGAACTCCTACGAAGTATAGACCGATTTACTCTACAACAAGTTGTTGACAGAAAAGACG CGTGGTCCAGTCTGGTCAGCTTTAGAGTCGAAGATGGCAGAGGTGATCATTTGTTTGACCTCAAGGAGA TTAAATCTTCTGGGAGCTTCTTGCGTGGGATTCTAGGAATGGGGCGTCATTATTACATGAAGGTGATTGACGTGAACCAGAACACGTGTCTCCTGGAGCTAGAGCATCCGCTGTCCTGTGGTGCGCCCGCACTATGCCCCTGGTCTGCGCCCACGATGACAGCCCGTATGCCCACTGGGGAGGTGCTTGGCCAAATAAGACACAG CAATCGGGAAACCTGTGGATCGTGTTTCCCGCCATCTTCATATTTTGACTTGTTTGACGATAAGGGCGAGCTCCTGTACTCGGTCCAGGGGCCTGGATGCCACCCGTGCGAGTGCACCATCGACTCCGTGGCGTCATTCCAG CTCATGAAACAAAATCCGAACCAAAAGAATTCGCCAGAGTTTGTTGGCGAGGTAAACCACATCTGGCGGGGTCCCTGTGGTGGCTGTTTGAGCTGGTGTGTGACGTCAGAGACAGACCGAGCCTCGATTACAT tttccAGAGGCGCTCCAGTGCAAGAAAAAGCTCTCTTTATTGGCCTACTTGTCCTTTTG ACATCCATCTACTGGGAAGTTCAGTGA